The sequence below is a genomic window from Mycobacterium spongiae.
TTAGGTCATGCTGCAAGCGCGCGGCGCTGCAGCGCCCGTGTAGTCAACCACAACTTTCGGCGTCCACCGTCATCGAACGCGGCGCCGCATCCGCGATCCGGTGGCCACTGATACTGCCTGTGATACTGCCTGGCAGGGAGTTTCGGATGAGAAAAGACGGTCTGAAGTGGCTTTTCCGCGCGCGCACGGGATCGAATATCCGCCGCCGAAGAACCAAGTGTGATCTTGCTGTCAGTTGGCGAGGCGATATGTGGATCCCCGAAATCGAGCCAGCCAAACGGTCGGGCTCAAGCAGGCTCACGGTGGCTCGGAATCGGCGAATTGCCGTCGCCGGTCACGCCGGAGGCGGCGAGCCAGGCACATCAGGGATGTCGAGCCCGCACCTGACGAGCTCGTAGAGCGGAACACGGTCGATTCGATACCGGGTGAACTCGTAGGAGTGCAAGACGTTAGAGATGAATCGGTGCAGGCTCATCGGGGCGCGCACCGAGTTCAGCACCGCCCGGGTCGCGGGGCATTCCAGGGCCGCTTCGGCCTGTGCAACCCACTGCTGGTCGATATAGCCAGGAATGCCCGGATACCACTTCACCCAGGGACCGTCGGCGATCACCCAGTCCGGAAACAGGTTCTTGTCGTGGCCGATGCGCCCGTGCTGGAGCCGGTCGGTGTGTTGCGCCAGCGTGTTTGCCAGCCCTATTTGGTCGAGAACCCTGACATCGAGTCCGACATTCATACCCAGCATGCCCAGGTTGGTGAAGAACACCGTGTGCTGTGGCTCTCGGGCCGCCTTAGGGCTCGCGCTGGGTCCGGGCGCGGGCGCACCCGGTGGAGGTGCCGGCTGCATCATGGGCACGATGTCCCACTGGTTGTAGTTGCCGGAGGGCAGCAACAGCGCCCCGTCCGGAGTGTCTTCCAGTGCTCTCAAGACTGCCGCCATCCTCGGGTAATCGAGGTAGTCGGCGGCGGTCAAGGGGTGCGCGTGTCCGGTGGCCTGCGCGTAGAAACGACGCTCGTCGACGATCCCCGAGTAGGTGACCCGGGTAGCGTCGTCACCCATTCCGGGCGAGTTGGCGGCCCACAGCGACCAGGCGGCAACCCCAAGCCAAAGCAAGCTGACCGCCCCACCCAGCCAGTAGCCGGTTTCCTTGGAGAAGTCCTTTCCGTCGGGCACGACGACGGGAATGACCGCAACCGGAGCCAGCAGACAGAACAGCGGCACCAGCAAAACCCGGCCGTGCATGAAATCGCCGCCCTGGCGAATCCAGTACAGCGCCTGCACCAGGCCACTGACGAGGATGAAAGCCACCACGGCCGGTGGGCTTTGCACAGCCCGGGCCACCCGACCGTAATCAGGCGCCAGGGCCGGACGCAGAAACGACGGCCGCCGACGAGCCGCCATCAGAAGCAAACCCAGCGGAACGAGGATCACGACCGGCACCCAGATCGCATACGGCCGATTGAAATTGGCAAGATAGATCATGCCCTGCGACCACTTGTCGCCGGCAGCGTCCTTGGCCAGTGCAGTGCCCGGCACCAGCAGCCCGTAGTAGCCCATCCGGAATATCTCGTAGGCCACCGGCAGCAATCCTCCGGCCGCCACGATCAGCGCGCGGTGGCGCCAGTTGCGGGCCGCGATCAGCATCATGATCAGCGCCAGCCCGCCAATCAACGCCAGCTCGGGCCGAACCAGGACGCTGCATCCCGCGAGGAAGGCCAGCGCACTGATGAACGCTCGGCCGTCCGGACGCGCTCGCAGGGCCTGCGACCAGCAGACCATCATCCACCACAACAGCCCCAGATAGGCGAGCACCAGCCCGGTCTCCAGCCCCGAGGTGGCGAAGTCGCGTGCCGGTGGCACCGCGATGTAGACCAGCGCCCCCGCCGGCAGCATGATCGCCCGGCGGCCCCGCAGGCTCGGCGCGTACAACCGGCCGGCCCCCAGCATCAGCAGCACCACACCAGCCAGGGAGAGCGTCAGAGCCAGCGCCAGCGCCACGTACTCCAGTCGCATTGGACCGCCGACCCAGCCGCCCGCGTACAACAGATACGTCCATATCGTTGACGTGTTCGCTTCGACCCGCTCACCCTCGTTGAATACGGGCCCGTTGCCGGCCAACAAATTGCGGACCGTGCGCAACACGATGAGTCCGTCGTCGGCGATCCAGCGTCGTTGCCACGTCCCCCAGCCGAACAGCACGACAACCGCTGCCACGCTGAGCCACAGGCTGACCCGGACGACGGGCTCGTAGGGGAACACCGGCCATCTGGGCCGTCTGACCATCGGCCGACGCGGCAGCGGCCCGGCGCGGCGAACCGTGAGATTGGGGCTAGCCGAAGGCAACAGCGGCCCCTACGGTTGCGATCCAGGCCAACGCCAGTAGCTGCAACACGCGGTCACGCAGCGCGATGTCTTCGGGCTCTCCCGCCAGCCCGCCGTCGACGTCTACCGCGTAGCGCAGGATCGCGATAGTGAACGGAATCATGGAAACCGCGAACCACGACCCGGAATAACCGTCGCGTTCGAAAGCCCACAGCCCATAGCACAGCACCACCGCAGTGGCCGACATCGTCCAGACGAACCGAAGGTAGGTGCTGGTGTAGCTCTCCAGCGACTTGCGGATCGCCGCGCCGGTGCGCTCGGCCAGTTGCAGCTCGGCATAGCGTTTGCCGGCGACCATGAACAGCGACCCGAACGCCATCGTCAGGAGGAACCATTTGGACAACGGTATGTCGGCAGCCGCCCCCCCGGCGATGGCACGGATCAGGTATGCCGACGACACGATGCAGACGTCGATTACGGCTTGGTGCTTGAGACCAAAGCAGTACGCCAACTGCATAGCGAGGTAGACCGCAATCACTAGGGCCAGGTTCGGAGTGAGCAACCAGGCGCCGGCCAAAGACGTTGCGCCCAGCACGGCCGCGAGGGTGTAGGCCAACCACTCGGGGACCACCCCGGCCGCGATCGGACGGAATCTCTTGGTGGGATGCTCTCGGTCAGCCTCGATGTCACGCACGTCGTTGATGAGGTATATCGCCGAGGCGGCAAGGCTGAACACCACGAACGCCACGCCAGCCTTGCTCAGCACCTCGGCGTAGTCGTACTTGACACCACCGCCCAACGCGGCCAGCGGCGCGGCCAGCACCAGCACGTTCTTCACCCACTGGCGCGGGCGAATCGCCTTGACCAACCCGGCGACCAGATTGCCCGGAGGTCTGACTACCACGTCTTCACTCATACCCGCTCATCTCTCTGGCGCCCCATCAGCTCGGATCGCGATCGCCGCGACGGCGGCGCCGAGGGCGACGCCGGCCGCGACATCGCTGGGATAGTGCACCCCGAGCAGCACCCGCGATACCGCCATCGGAGGCACCACCGTGGCGGCGCACACTCGTTTGGACAGTCCCGCGGCCCTTCCCATGAGGATGGCCGCGGCCGTCGTCGAGGTGGCATGCGCCGACGGGAAACTCAACCGGCTGGGTGTGGAGACGTTGACCACAACCGCCGGATGGTGCGGCCGTGGGCGGCGTACCAACCGCTTGATCAGTACGGCGGCAGCGTGGGCGGCGAACACGCCCGCCCCGGCCACGAGCCAAACCCGCCGCCGGCGGGGGACCAGAACCGCGCCCAGGAGCGACCCAGCCAGCCAGCCGATGCTGTGTTCACCGAAGTGCGATAGTCCGCGCGCGGTGGCCAGCACCTGTGGCCGGTCAGCCAGCGCCGACTGCACGGCCACCATGGCGGCGACTTCGCCGTGCGGCGCGGCCGGTTCAGCCATGCCCTGACTCTTGGTTGACCGCAGCGCCCGCCGCTGGCAGCAGTGCAGTTTCCCACTTCTGCTTGCTGGACAGCACCGGGAGCGCGGCGCGGTACATCGTGCGCATTTCGTTGCATCGTCTCGACAACTGCCGCTGGCGGCGCAGTGATTGCAACAACAACCAGGCCATCTTGGCCCGATCCCGCTGCCGATAGACCACGCCGCACCCGTCGGCGGTGGTGACGGTAACCCCGTCGACGGTGCACAGCAGGAACCAACGTGCGTCCTGGGTCGGCACGTTGAACTCCGGCCGGCGGTGGTGTTCGGGGTTGGCGACCCGCAGATTGTGCAGTATCCCCCGCGCCAGCCGGTAGGCGATGGTCACGGGGTTCGTTGGTGGTTTCATGACTTTGTTCTTGTGCAACGGCGGCGGCAGCTCGCTGGCCGCCGGCAGGACGACCGCGTCCGGATAGTCCTTGCGCATCCGATGCACTTCCGGCAGTGCCGATTCCAGGATCGAGAAGATGTGCTCGGGACCAGCGAGGAAGTCGTCGATGGCCTTGTTCTGAATCGCCACCGTCGAATATTCAAGGCAAGCGAGGTGTTTCAGGGTTGCTTTGAGGTGGCTGCGGACCAAGCCGGTGAAATCACCGTCCCAGTGCAGCGCCGCGACGACCAGCCGGTTTCGCAGGTGGAAATAGGCCTGCCAGTCGATCGCGTCGTCCTTGTCACTCCAGGCCATGTGCCACACCGCGGCGCCGGGCAGTGTGACGGTCGGGTACCCGTGCTCGGCGGCGCGCAGACCATAGTCGGCGTCGTCCCATTTGATGAACAGCGGCAGCGGCTGACCCAGCTCCTCGGCAACCTGCCGCGGGATCATGCATGTCCACCAGCCGTTGTAGTCGACATCGATGCGTCGATGCAGCAGCTTGCTTTTGTCCTCTTTGTCTTTCTTGTCTTTATTGTCTTTGTCGTTCAACGGATATTCGGCGAAGTCGTGGTCATACTCCGTATGCGGTGCGGCAGTCCACATGAAGTTTCCCCGGTTGACGACCTCACCCATGATGTGCAAGTGCGATGGCTCCTGCAGGTTGAGCATCTGCCCACCCACCAGCATCGGGGCTTTGGCGAAGCGGTGCATGGCCAACACCCGAAGGATCGAGTCGGGCTCGATTCGGATGTCGTCATCCATGAACAGGATCTGTTGGCAATCGGTGTTTTTCAGCGCCTCGTACATCACCCGGCTATAGCCGCCGGAACCACCCAGATTGGGCTGGTCGTGGATCGACAGCCGATTGCCCAGTCGGGCCGAAGCGGCGGCGAATTCAGGGTGATCGCGCACCTTGCGCACACCCTGATCGGGCACGATCACTGCCCCGATCACCTCGTCGACGAGCGGGTCCGCAGTGAGCTCGGCCAGTGCATTGACGCAGTCGCCGGGGCGATTGAACGTGGGAATGCCGACCGCGATGTTGGCCTTCACCGGAGGGGGACCAGTGGCGTACCAACCACCGTTGTGCACGGTGACCGCGGTGTCTGTGGTGATGTCGAACCAGATCCAGCCGCCGTCCTCGAAGGGTTGCAACCCGACCTCGACCTCGACCGCCTGAGGCTGATCCTCGCTGCCGGCGAACGCGCGACCTTCGATGAAGATGCGCGCTCCCGTGGCTTTGCTCCGGTAGACATCGACACGTCCGGCTCCGGCCAGCTCGACCCGCAACACCACCGACGTGCACGTCGTCCAGCGTCGCCAGTAGCTGGCCGGGAACGCATTGAAGTACGTCGCGAACGACACACCCGACTCCGCACCGATCTGCAGCGAGGTGCGGGTTTCGGCATGTGCGCGCCGCGCATTGGTCGGCGACTCCTCGAGATACAACTTGCGCACGTCGAGGGGTTCGCCGGGACGCGGCAGGATGATTCGCGAAAGCAGGCTCACCGCTGTCATCGAGCGCCGCTCTCCTGCGCACACGGGTGGGGGTACCGCCCACACACAGGGGCGAACCCCCATCTCATCGCTTCGCCTGCTTCGCCGGCGCGCATGCGCGCTCACCTTCTTCCTGCAGCGGGGCGCCGTCGCGCAGATGCGGCGCTAAGACGTTGTTGTACATGTTCAATGCGCTCGCGATGGCCATGTGCATATCCAGATATTGGTAGGTGCCCAACCGGCCGCCAAACAGCACCTTCGATGACGCGGTCTCGGACTTCGCCCTGGACCGATACGCAGCGACCAGGGCGCGGTCGGCCTCGGTATTGATCGGATAGTAGGGCTCATCGTCGTCCTCGGCGAACCGAGAGTATTCCCGCATGATCACCGTTTTGTCTGTCGGATAGTCGCGCTCGGGGTGGAAGTGGCGGAATTCATGGATGCGGGTGTAGCGGACATCGAGGTCGTTGTAGTTCATGACCGCCGTGCCCTGAAAGTCCCCGATGGGCAGCACGTCCACCTCGAAATCCAGGGTGCGCCAGCCGAGGCGACCTTCGGCGTAGTCAAAGTAGCGGTCCAAGGGGCCGGTATAGACAACCGGCGCCGAGGGGGATTCTTGGCGCAGCTCGTCGCAAACATCGAACCAGTCGGTGTTGAGCCTGACCTCGATCCGGTCGTCGGCCGCCATGTTGGTCAACCAAGCGGTGTAACCGTTGACCGGCAGGCCCTCGTAGGTGTCGCTGAAATACCGGTTGTCAAAGGTGTAGCGCACTGGAAGCCGACTGATGATGGAAGCCGGCAACTCGGCGGGGTCGGTCTGCCACTGCTTGGCGGTGTAACCCTTGACAAACGCTTCGTAGAGCGGCCGGCCGATCAGTGAGATGGCCTTCTCTTCGAGATTCTGCGCGTCCGCGGTGGCAATTTCGGCAGCCTGCTCAGCGATGAGCTGCCGCGCTTGCGCGGGGGTGAAGTACTTGCCGAAGAACTGCGACACCAACCCAAGTCCCATCGGGAACTGATAGGCCTGGCCGTTGTGCATGGCGAACACCCGGTGCCGGTAGTCGGTGAACTCGGTGAACTGCCGCACATAGTCCCAGACCCTCTTGTTGGAGGTATGGAAGAGGTGAGCGCCGTACTTGTGGACCTCGATGCTGGTGCTCGGCTCGGGCTCGGAATAGGCGTTGCCACCGATGTGAGGGCGCCGCTCGACGACGAGCACACGTTTTCCGAGTTGGGTAGCAACGCGCTCGGCAACCGTCAGACCGAAGAATCCGGAGCCGACGACGAAGAGGTCAAAGCGAGCGGTCATCGGTTGCCTAGGGTATCTGACCGCGCTGGCAAAACCCCATTTTGCCGGCTCCCCGGAGTGGGAACCGGCCACGCCCTGCTGACGGCGAGATCCGTCGAGGTCGAGTAACCGAAGACCGCAGCTTTGGTCGCGATTGCCTCACGATTCGATATAACCACTCTAGTCACAAAAGCCACACTCGTACCATCGAGCGTGTGGGGTTCGCGCCAGGCACCCGGGACTTCGGGGCCGAGCGGACCCAACGAAACGAATAGTCCACATTGAGGAGACTTCCGTGCCGAACCGACGCCGACGCAAGCTCTCGACAGCCATGAGCGCGGTCGCCGCCCTGGCAGTCGCGAGTCCTTGTGCGTATTTCCTAGTTTACGAGTCAACGAACGGCACCAAACCGCCCGAGCATCATGAGTTCACGCAGGCAGCGTCACTGACCGACCTGCCGGGTGAACTCATGTCGGCCCTATCGCAGGGACTCTCGCAGTTTGGGATCAACCTGCCCCCAGTGCCTTCCCTCACCGGCACGAGTTCGCTCAGCCCAGGCCTGGGAAGCCCGGGGTTGTACGGGCCCGGCCTGGACAGTCCGGACCTGTATAGCCCGGGCCTGACCAGCCCAGGCTTGACCAGCCCGGGGCTAACCAGTCCAGGGTTGACCAGCCCGGACCTGACCAGCCCTGGCCTGACCAGTCCGGACCTGACTAGCCCAAGTCTGGCGTCGCCCGGGCTGACACCGATTACCCCCGCGGAACCCGGGACTCCCCTGATTCCGACCCCGGGCGCCGGGGTCGACCCGGCACTGACCAGCCCGACAGGCGTCGCACCGGGCCTGACCAGCCCGACGGGTCTGGATCCCGCGCTCATCTCACCCATGGGACCCAATGAGGTGCCCATCACCACGCCAGTCGGATTGGATCCCGGTATGGACGGCACCTACCCGATCCTTGGTGATCCAACCTTGGGGAGCATGCCGGTGACCGGCGCAGCGGCTGCTCCCAGTGGCGGTGGCGGGCTCGTCAGCGATGTCATGGACATCGCCAATCAGTTGGGCGCCGGACAGGCCATGGACCTGCTCAAGGGCGTGCTGATGCCATCGATCATGCAGGCCGTCCAGAACGGCGGCGCCGCAGCCGCGCCGGCCGCCCTTCCGCCGGCCGGCCCCGCCGCGGTGCTTCCGCCCGTCGCCCCCGGCGCCGGTGCAGCGGTCCCGCCCGTCGTGCCCGTCCCCGATGGGGCGCTGCCGCCAATAGACCCGATCAACGTGCCGGTCACCTAAACGGAGACCGCGCCCCGAGCCTGTCACCTGACGGCACCGCAGAGTCGCGTTGGACCAGGACCCAGCATCCCGTCCAACAAATCATCCTCTGCGGTGTCGTCGACAGGTTTCGCATACCCATACCGTGTCGCCTCACAAATAACAAAAGAAACACACGTAACATCACGTGGTGCCCTCTCGCAGCCGTGCACCGACGATGCTGCTTACTGCGATCGCAACGACCGTCGTGATCGTTGCGTGGATGTACAACCGTCCGCAGCCCCGCACCCACGAGCCACCCCGGCCGCCCGACACCAAGATCGCCGAGCAGCCCCTGGTCGGCCTTGGCGGTGGTGTCACCGTGCGCGAACTCACTCAGCAGACACCGTTTTCACTGGTGGCGCTCGCCGGCGACCTGGCCGGCACATCAACCCGGGTGCGCGCCAAGCTCCCCGACGGCTCCTGGGGGCCCTGGTACCAGACAGAGTATGAAACGGCAGCACCGTATCCCTCCGGCATCGACGACGAGACCGCGCCAAGTAGCCCCGATCAGACGCCCCGCAGCACCGACCCGGTGTTCGTCGGCACCACCAACACCGTTCAGATCGCGGTGACCCGGCCGATCGACGCGCCCGTGACCCAGCCGCCGGCAGGCGCACCACCGGGCGATTCGCCGGACGGGCACGCTCTGGGATACCTACCGGCGACCAAGGAACGGCCTTTCGGCCAGAACATCTCCGCGATTCTCATCTCGCCGCCGCTGGCACCCACCGGAACGCAGTGGACACCGCCGACGGGCGTGCTCATGCCGGGCCAGCCGCCGACCATCATCAGCCGCGCGGAATGGGGCGCCGACGAGTCCCTGCGATGCGGTATGCCGCAGTACGACCGCAGCGTGCGCGCAGCGGTCATCCACCACACTGCGGGCAGCAACGACTACTCGCCGCTGGAGTCCGCGGGGATCGTCAAAGCCATCTACACGTATCACAGCAAGACGCTGGGCTGGTGCGATATCGCCTACAACGCACTCGTCGACAAATACGGCCAGGTGTTCGAGGGCAGTTCCGGTGGCCTCACTAGACCGGTCGAAGGATTTCACACCGGCGGATTCAACCGCGACACTTGGGGAGTAGCCATGATCGGCAACTTCGATGACGAGCCCCCGACGCCGATCCAGATCCGCACGGTTGGCCGCTTGCTTGGCTGGCGGCTAGGTATGGACGACGTCAACCCCGAGAGCAAGGTGGATCTGGAATCAACGGGTAGCACCTACACCACCGTTCCGGGGGGCGCGATAGCGGAATTGCCGACCATCTTTACCCACCGCGATGTCGGCAACACCGACTGTCCAGGCAATGCCGCCTATGCGCTGATGGACGAAATACGCGACATCGCCGCGCATTTCAACGATCCTCCGGAGGAGCTGATCAAGGCGCTCGAGGGTGGCGCAATCTATGAGCGATGGCAGGAGCTGGGCGGGATGAACAGCGTACTGGGCGCGCCAACCTCGCCGGAGGCGGATGCGATGGACGGGGCGCGCTACGCAACTTTCGCCAAAGGGGCCATGTACTGGTCGCCGATCACCGGCGCTCAGCCAGTCACCGGCGCGATCTACGACGCCTGGGCATCCCTGAGCTACGAACGCGGTCCGCTTGGACTGCCAACCAGCGCGGAAATACAAGAGCCGCTGCGGATCACGCAGAACTTCCAACACGGGACGTTGAACTTCACGCGAATTAACACCAACGTCAGCATGGTGATCAACGGGATCACGACACCCGTTGCTACACAGACTCCGCGCGGGCCCGAAGTGCCCCTCGAACACTTCTCCCTGCCCACGCATCCCGAAACTTAGCGCACCATACGCCCAGCGCCTCTGTTGTCGAAATTGTGCAATTGGCACGCAAATACGCGCAATTCCGTGCGATTTTCACACCAATTTTGTGCAACTTTCACACTAATTATCTGAAGACATGCAACTTCCGACGCGGTACGCCGGGTCACACTACCCTTGGTACAGGCCAACCCAGAGTCGCAGAACGTTCGTCGAGAGGAAAAGTTCGTGTCGTTCGTGGTCGCAGCGCCGGAGACAGTGGCTTCTGCGGCCGGGAATCTGGCGGGCATCGGTGCGACTCTAGAGCAGGCAACCGCGGCGGCGGCAGCCCCGACGACCGGCGTCGCAGCCGCCGCCGCTGACGAGGTGTCGATCGCCATCTCGCGGCTGTTCGCCACCCACGGCCAGGAATTTCAAGCCATCAGCACCCGGGTGGCAACGTTTCATTCCGATTTCGTGCGCCTGCTCAACGGCGGCGCGTCGGCATACATTGAGACCGAGATCGCCAACGCCGGAAAGAATTTGGTGAACGCGGTGAATGCGCCGGCCCGGGCGCCGCTCGAGCTCGCACTGCGCAGCGGCGTGTCCGCTGTCACCAATGGTGAAGCAGCGGCCCTCGTGTCCGACCAGATCGGAGCGGGAGCGAAGGCCGTGTCCAGGATCGTGGCCGACGTCCCCCGCCTGCAGGCGCTCGAGACCGCTCTGTCCCCAGGGTTGTTGGGCCCCGCCGCAGCCGCCGGCGTTCCCGGCGGCGCCTACGGGCAACTCTTTTCCAACACGGCCACCAACCTGCAAGCCCTCTACAATGCCTGGTCGGCGAACCCGTTCCCGTTCCTGAGCCAGATCATCGCCAACCAGCAGGTGTACTGGCAGGAGATCGCCGCAGCGCTCGCTAATGCCATCCAGAACTTCCCTGCCCTCTTGGCCAATTTGCCGGCCGCCATCGAGGCGGCCATCCAGCAGCTCTTGGCCTTCAATGCGGCGTTCTACATCCAACAGATCGTCAGCACGCAGATCGGCTTCGCCGAACTGTTCGCCACAACGGTCCAAAGCGCGGTCGGCGACCTCGTTGCCGGGTGGCCCAATTTTGAGACGGGGCTTCAGCTGGCCTTTCAGCAGGCCCTAGCAGGCAACTACCAAAACGCGGTGGCTGATTTCGGACAAGCGCTCAGCGATCTCTTGATCACCGGGTTCGACACCAGCGACGTAACGGTTGATGTGGTGGGCACCACCGTCAACGTCACAGCCAACCCCAAGCTGCTCGGGCCCCTGGGAGACCTGTTCACCATCATGAACATCCCCGGACAGCAGGCGCAATTCTTCACCGACTTGATTCCGCCCTCCATCCTGCGGGACATGGCGCAGAACCTCACCAACGTACTCAATACGCTCACGCTCCCAACCATTTCCGCAACTCTTTCGATACCGCTGCTCGACCCCGCATCCGGAACGCTCAGCGCCTTCTTCGGGGTGCCCTTGGTACTCACCTATGCCTTCTTTGGTGGGCCGTTCAACGCGCTGAACGCGATCGCGGCGAGTGCGGAAACGATCCAGGAGGCCCTGTCGGCCGGGAATTTCGCGGGCGCGGCGGGTGCACTCATTGATGCTCCGGCCTACGCGTTAGACGGCTACCTCAATACCGCGGCCACG
It includes:
- the aftB gene encoding terminal beta-(1->2)-arabinofuranosyltransferase — its product is MVRRPRWPVFPYEPVVRVSLWLSVAAVVVLFGWGTWQRRWIADDGLIVLRTVRNLLAGNGPVFNEGERVEANTSTIWTYLLYAGGWVGGPMRLEYVALALALTLSLAGVVLLMLGAGRLYAPSLRGRRAIMLPAGALVYIAVPPARDFATSGLETGLVLAYLGLLWWMMVCWSQALRARPDGRAFISALAFLAGCSVLVRPELALIGGLALIMMLIAARNWRHRALIVAAGGLLPVAYEIFRMGYYGLLVPGTALAKDAAGDKWSQGMIYLANFNRPYAIWVPVVILVPLGLLLMAARRRPSFLRPALAPDYGRVARAVQSPPAVVAFILVSGLVQALYWIRQGGDFMHGRVLLVPLFCLLAPVAVIPVVVPDGKDFSKETGYWLGGAVSLLWLGVAAWSLWAANSPGMGDDATRVTYSGIVDERRFYAQATGHAHPLTAADYLDYPRMAAVLRALEDTPDGALLLPSGNYNQWDIVPMMQPAPPPGAPAPGPSASPKAAREPQHTVFFTNLGMLGMNVGLDVRVLDQIGLANTLAQHTDRLQHGRIGHDKNLFPDWVIADGPWVKWYPGIPGYIDQQWVAQAEAALECPATRAVLNSVRAPMSLHRFISNVLHSYEFTRYRIDRVPLYELVRCGLDIPDVPGSPPPA
- a CDS encoding decaprenyl-phosphate phosphoribosyltransferase, translating into MSEDVVVRPPGNLVAGLVKAIRPRQWVKNVLVLAAPLAALGGGVKYDYAEVLSKAGVAFVVFSLAASAIYLINDVRDIEADREHPTKRFRPIAAGVVPEWLAYTLAAVLGATSLAGAWLLTPNLALVIAVYLAMQLAYCFGLKHQAVIDVCIVSSAYLIRAIAGGAAADIPLSKWFLLTMAFGSLFMVAGKRYAELQLAERTGAAIRKSLESYTSTYLRFVWTMSATAVVLCYGLWAFERDGYSGSWFAVSMIPFTIAILRYAVDVDGGLAGEPEDIALRDRVLQLLALAWIATVGAAVAFG
- a CDS encoding phosphatase PAP2 family protein, producing the protein MAEPAAPHGEVAAMVAVQSALADRPQVLATARGLSHFGEHSIGWLAGSLLGAVLVPRRRRVWLVAGAGVFAAHAAAVLIKRLVRRPRPHHPAVVVNVSTPSRLSFPSAHATSTTAAAILMGRAAGLSKRVCAATVVPPMAVSRVLLGVHYPSDVAAGVALGAAVAAIAIRADGAPER
- a CDS encoding glycosyltransferase; translated protein: MTAVSLLSRIILPRPGEPLDVRKLYLEESPTNARRAHAETRTSLQIGAESGVSFATYFNAFPASYWRRWTTCTSVVLRVELAGAGRVDVYRSKATGARIFIEGRAFAGSEDQPQAVEVEVGLQPFEDGGWIWFDITTDTAVTVHNGGWYATGPPPVKANIAVGIPTFNRPGDCVNALAELTADPLVDEVIGAVIVPDQGVRKVRDHPEFAAASARLGNRLSIHDQPNLGGSGGYSRVMYEALKNTDCQQILFMDDDIRIEPDSILRVLAMHRFAKAPMLVGGQMLNLQEPSHLHIMGEVVNRGNFMWTAAPHTEYDHDFAEYPLNDKDNKDKKDKEDKSKLLHRRIDVDYNGWWTCMIPRQVAEELGQPLPLFIKWDDADYGLRAAEHGYPTVTLPGAAVWHMAWSDKDDAIDWQAYFHLRNRLVVAALHWDGDFTGLVRSHLKATLKHLACLEYSTVAIQNKAIDDFLAGPEHIFSILESALPEVHRMRKDYPDAVVLPAASELPPPLHKNKVMKPPTNPVTIAYRLARGILHNLRVANPEHHRRPEFNVPTQDARWFLLCTVDGVTVTTADGCGVVYRQRDRAKMAWLLLQSLRRQRQLSRRCNEMRTMYRAALPVLSSKQKWETALLPAAGAAVNQESGHG
- the glf gene encoding UDP-galactopyranose mutase produces the protein MTARFDLFVVGSGFFGLTVAERVATQLGKRVLVVERRPHIGGNAYSEPEPSTSIEVHKYGAHLFHTSNKRVWDYVRQFTEFTDYRHRVFAMHNGQAYQFPMGLGLVSQFFGKYFTPAQARQLIAEQAAEIATADAQNLEEKAISLIGRPLYEAFVKGYTAKQWQTDPAELPASIISRLPVRYTFDNRYFSDTYEGLPVNGYTAWLTNMAADDRIEVRLNTDWFDVCDELRQESPSAPVVYTGPLDRYFDYAEGRLGWRTLDFEVDVLPIGDFQGTAVMNYNDLDVRYTRIHEFRHFHPERDYPTDKTVIMREYSRFAEDDDEPYYPINTEADRALVAAYRSRAKSETASSKVLFGGRLGTYQYLDMHMAIASALNMYNNVLAPHLRDGAPLQEEGERACAPAKQAKR
- a CDS encoding LGFP repeat-containing protein; its protein translation is MPSRSRAPTMLLTAIATTVVIVAWMYNRPQPRTHEPPRPPDTKIAEQPLVGLGGGVTVRELTQQTPFSLVALAGDLAGTSTRVRAKLPDGSWGPWYQTEYETAAPYPSGIDDETAPSSPDQTPRSTDPVFVGTTNTVQIAVTRPIDAPVTQPPAGAPPGDSPDGHALGYLPATKERPFGQNISAILISPPLAPTGTQWTPPTGVLMPGQPPTIISRAEWGADESLRCGMPQYDRSVRAAVIHHTAGSNDYSPLESAGIVKAIYTYHSKTLGWCDIAYNALVDKYGQVFEGSSGGLTRPVEGFHTGGFNRDTWGVAMIGNFDDEPPTPIQIRTVGRLLGWRLGMDDVNPESKVDLESTGSTYTTVPGGAIAELPTIFTHRDVGNTDCPGNAAYALMDEIRDIAAHFNDPPEELIKALEGGAIYERWQELGGMNSVLGAPTSPEADAMDGARYATFAKGAMYWSPITGAQPVTGAIYDAWASLSYERGPLGLPTSAEIQEPLRITQNFQHGTLNFTRINTNVSMVINGITTPVATQTPRGPEVPLEHFSLPTHPET
- a CDS encoding PE family protein; amino-acid sequence: MSFVVAAPETVASAAGNLAGIGATLEQATAAAAAPTTGVAAAAADEVSIAISRLFATHGQEFQAISTRVATFHSDFVRLLNGGASAYIETEIANAGKNLVNAVNAPARAPLELALRSGVSAVTNGEAAALVSDQIGAGAKAVSRIVADVPRLQALETALSPGLLGPAAAAGVPGGAYGQLFSNTATNLQALYNAWSANPFPFLSQIIANQQVYWQEIAAALANAIQNFPALLANLPAAIEAAIQQLLAFNAAFYIQQIVSTQIGFAELFATTVQSAVGDLVAGWPNFETGLQLAFQQALAGNYQNAVADFGQALSDLLITGFDTSDVTVDVVGTTVNVTANPKLLGPLGDLFTIMNIPGQQAQFFTDLIPPSILRDMAQNLTNVLNTLTLPTISATLSIPLLDPASGTLSAFFGVPLVLTYAFFGGPFNALNAIAASAETIQEALSAGNFAGAAGALIDAPAYALDGYLNTAATLDTNIPVPTGLNPPFPTQVLIILHLPFDGILVPPHPVTATIDTGIIAPFDVTVFGTPFAGMVPLLVNYIPQQLANAITP